In Acidobacteriota bacterium, the sequence CCTCATCCCATTCATTTCCTAAAGAGGGAGTATATGGAAGGCCTGAGGCATAAGACCATCTTATTCCTATGGAATCGTATCCCCTTTTCAGAGTAAAAATTGCTGTAAAGGAATGATCTATCTCATAGGGGGATCTCGCAAGGGAAAGAATACCCCCTTCCTTTCTTTTGGAATTGAGAAAGTTATAAACAAAGATGAGGTCATATGACTTTCTATTCCTCTTTGTAAAAAGTTCAGCACCTCGGGCATATCCATAACCATTGTTGGTAACGCGGTTGCCTTCAAAAAGGAAAAGGTTTATGTATCTTTTATTATAAAGGGTGATCCTGAAAGCGTCTTCATCTTTGACACTATCGTAGCTAATGGAATAATGAACAGATTTCTTTAGTTTTAAATCAGGATTCTCCTGCATATAGGCATAATCTACGAATTGATGGTATATTCCTGCTGAAAACCTGAGGATCTGAGAAGGAGTTAAAAGGTATGCCAGAGAGAATCTTGGATCCCAACTCGGCCTGTAGTTAATCAGATCAAGGGTAGAAGATCGAATTCCCACTGAAGCAAAAAGATTATCAATAACTCTGAATTTATCATTAAGGTAGAATCCGAATCTATTTCCCTCAGAGCTAAAGCTCTCTGATCCTTTGAATGTTAAATCTGTCTTTTTTCTTTGTAACTCAGAACCTGATTCTATCAGGTGTCCTTTGAAATCCCATGTAAGACCAAATCTTCCCTCAATTGAGGAACCTTCCAACCCAAAGGAAAAGAATGGGAAAAGATATGAAGCTCTATGATTTACCGTTGATAAAATGAGTCTTGAAAAAAGATTTTTGGAAAGGATGGTATTAAGGGTCAAACCAAACACTTGATTTGATGTCTTTGTAGTAAAATCTCCCACCTTATCGAGAAATCGATATTCATGCAGAAGGTAAAGCAGCCTAAGGTTGGTTTTATTACTTATATTAAAGATGAGCTTTCCAATAGATTCTCCATTCTTAAAGAGATAGCCTTTTTGTCCATTTATTTTAGTCATAAGATTGGAATGACCAGCACTTAAACTTCCGATGAAGCTTGCCCTTTTCCCAAAGGGCAAGGTTGTAAAACTGTTCAGACCCAGAATAGATAAGCCTATGGCCAACTGTTTCTTTGTAACCCGATCCTTGGTGCTTATATCCACAACCCCTGAAAGGGCATCACCAAATCTGGGGGAAAAACCTGAAGTAGAAACTGAAAAGCTATCGATCATTTGATTGTCAAATATGCTGAAATAGCCTTCTTTCAAAGATTCACTTTGATAGGGATATTCTATCTCTATTCCATCTAAGTAATATCCAACCTCATCAGGAGCACCTCCCCTTATTATGAGATTAGCTGCATCTGGAATTGTATTAACTCCAGGAAGAATCTGAGCTGCATATACAGGATCTCCAGCAGCTCCAGGGTTATTATAAACATCCATCATCGTGAGGGTCACTGTCTTCTGACTTTTATCATCAGAGACCCGACTCTCGGCAGTGACTAAAACCTCGTGGGAAGAAATCGGCTCAGGCTCAAGCTCAATTTCAAGAAAATCACCCTTTTTAGCTCTTATCTCTTTAGTTTTGTAGCCAATAAGATATATGATTAGCTCCACCTCCTCTCTATCTGTTTTAATCTCAAAGGAACCATCCTCATAAGCAGTGACTCCTTGAGAGGTTCCCTTAACCATGACATAGGCTGGGATAGCCTCTTTGGTGCGTTTATCTAAGATTTTCCCCTTTATAGTATTTTCTTCTGCAAAAAGAGAAAATGAAGATAAAAATATAAGAAAAATAAACCATCTTGTCATTTAGGCTCCTTTTTTGATTTTTCAAGTTGATTAAGCTGAATCCTTGCATATCCAAAGGATGGGTTTATCTCCAGGGCCTTTTTAAGGGCTTCATAAGCCTTCTCTTTTTCATCCATCTTCTGCCATGCCATCCCAAGATAGGTATAGGCTTCCTCCTTGCCCCAGGAGGGCTTAAGAGCATCTTCTACCCTTTCCTTTTCAAATAATAATATGGATCTCTCAAGGTATTTTAAGGCATTCTTTGCACCCCCTCCAAACTGCTCAGGGGTATAAAGGAGGTCTATTCCTTTAAGAAGATTAACCCTCGGATTCTCAGGATCTTTTTCCAGAGCCATGGAAAAGTATCTATCTATCTCCATACCTATAAACATAGCCTCTTCTGGCTTTAGTCCTATCTTTATCCCTAAAAGGGAGCCATAGAGAGCATATAGCTCACCAATAGCAGGATTTATCTTTATTGCTTTATCAAGATAATCCAGCCCTTCCTGAAGGTATCTCTCTGCTTTCTTTTTTTCCTTGGTTAGGAAAAATGTGGCAACTCTGTAATCTGCAAGACTTATGTAATAGTAAATATAGGGGTTTTCCTTTTCTGTTAAAATAAGACTTATAAAGAGATCCCTTGCCTTCTCCATGGAAGAGATATCCCAGTTATCCACTCCTTTCTTGAGAAGATCCTTAGCTTCATCCAACTTCTCAAAAGACAAACCAAAGGATAAAGAACAGATGATAAAAACAATATAAAGTTTTTTTAAATTTTTCATTATTTCACCTCTTTATGGGATTTTTTAAGCTTTTCAAGATGATGCCTTAGCCAGCTATATTCTGGAGCCTTGGAAATTCCTTCTATAAATATCTCCTCGGCCTTCTTTTTATCCCCTTTCTTTATATAGCAAAGTCCAAGCCTTGCATATGCCTCTCCCATTCCCCATGAGGGCTCTATAGAAGAGTCCTTTTTCTCCTTTTCAAAAAGTTTAATAGATAATTCTAAATCCTTGGTGGCTTTAGAGACTCCTCCCCCAAAGATGACTGGAGTGTTGTAAGAGCTTATTCCTTTTATAAGATAAGCTCTTGGATTGTCCGGATCAAGCTGTATCGCTTTCTCTATCTCTTTTGAAGATTTAGGGCCCAATGATGGAGCAAGATACCAAGAAATAGATATCTTCAAACCCAACAATGCTCCTAAAAGGGCGTAGGAATCAGAAAAATCTCCCTTTTCTTTAATGGATCTCTCTAAATTTTTTATTCCTTCCTCTATAAAATCCTTTGCCTTTTTTTTATCCTTAGCTTGAAGATGGTATATGGAAAGCCTGTAGTCTGAGAGGGCTATATAGTAATAGAAAAGGTAGATGTAGAATTTCTCTTTTAAAGCCTCCTGAAGAAGGGATTTGGCTTTGAGAAAATTCTCTGAAACCCATTGATTTTCACCCTTTTCTATCATCTCCTTTGCCTTAAATAGGACCTTCTCAGGACTCTCAGATAGATTCTGGGAAGAATATCCAATACAAAGGACTAAAATCAAAAAGATCAAAATTCTTATAACCATTTTATCCTTCTTAAAACCAGATTCTCAGTAATATCTTCATTGCTCTTTAAGCTTAAAGGTCTTAGCAGTTATCAAGAAACAAAAGATCAAACAAAAAATCAGTACGGAAAAGCTAATCCATTCGTCCTTTAATCCTTTTCCAAAGATTATAATATCCTGTAATATCTTTATAAAATAGTAAACAGGGCTTACCTTAGCAATGTGTTGAAGAGCCTTGGGAAAAAGAAAAAGGGGTATAAAAGCACCGCTTAAAAAAAGAACAGGTGTCAGGGTAAAATTAGAGATTGCCAGAGCAGTCTCATGATTCTTTGAAATGGTAGCAACAACCCCACCAATGGAAAGCATTGAAAGGATTCCTATTAAAATTGATAGGAGCAGAATCCAAAAATTCCCTTCTATTTTTAGTCCATACAAAACTATACCCAGAGCTAAAAGAAAAAATGACTGAATCAGGATGATAAGCACCCGGACTAAAATAAGTCCGTAGATGTATGTGTGTGCTTTAAGGGGAGTAATCCCTATCCTTTTAAAAATTCCTGATTCCCTATAATAAGATAAGGTTAATCCAAGTCCATAAAGAGCATTAGAAAAGCCTACCATGGCTATGAGCATAGGAATTAAATAGCCAAAATATTTCGGGTTTTTTCCCCATATACTTCCAAAAAGAAAAAGGATAAACAATGGGAAGAGAAAAGTGAAAAAAACTGCAACCTTTTCTCTTAAAAAGAACTTTATCTCAATCGCTGAAACCTTAATCAATTCTTTCATTCTATCTTTCTGCCTGTTAAAGAAATAAATACATCCTCTAAGTTGGCATCA encodes:
- a CDS encoding TonB-dependent receptor, translating into MTRWFIFLIFLSSFSLFAEENTIKGKILDKRTKEAIPAYVMVKGTSQGVTAYEDGSFEIKTDREEVELIIYLIGYKTKEIRAKKGDFLEIELEPEPISSHEVLVTAESRVSDDKSQKTVTLTMMDVYNNPGAAGDPVYAAQILPGVNTIPDAANLIIRGGAPDEVGYYLDGIEIEYPYQSESLKEGYFSIFDNQMIDSFSVSTSGFSPRFGDALSGVVDISTKDRVTKKQLAIGLSILGLNSFTTLPFGKRASFIGSLSAGHSNLMTKINGQKGYLFKNGESIGKLIFNISNKTNLRLLYLLHEYRFLDKVGDFTTKTSNQVFGLTLNTILSKNLFSRLILSTVNHRASYLFPFFSFGLEGSSIEGRFGLTWDFKGHLIESGSELQRKKTDLTFKGSESFSSEGNRFGFYLNDKFRVIDNLFASVGIRSSTLDLINYRPSWDPRFSLAYLLTPSQILRFSAGIYHQFVDYAYMQENPDLKLKKSVHYSISYDSVKDEDAFRITLYNKRYINLFLFEGNRVTNNGYGYARGAELFTKRNRKSYDLIFVYNFLNSKRKEGGILSLARSPYEIDHSFTAIFTLKRGYDSIGIRWSYASGLPYTPSLGNEWDE
- a CDS encoding ABC transporter permease; the protein is MKELIKVSAIEIKFFLREKVAVFFTFLFPLFILFLFGSIWGKNPKYFGYLIPMLIAMVGFSNALYGLGLTLSYYRESGIFKRIGITPLKAHTYIYGLILVRVLIILIQSFFLLALGIVLYGLKIEGNFWILLLSILIGILSMLSIGGVVATISKNHETALAISNFTLTPVLFLSGAFIPLFLFPKALQHIAKVSPVYYFIKILQDIIIFGKGLKDEWISFSVLIFCLIFCFLITAKTFKLKEQ
- a CDS encoding tetratricopeptide repeat protein; translated protein: MKNLKKLYIVFIICSLSFGLSFEKLDEAKDLLKKGVDNWDISSMEKARDLFISLILTEKENPYIYYYISLADYRVATFFLTKEKKKAERYLQEGLDYLDKAIKINPAIGELYALYGSLLGIKIGLKPEEAMFIGMEIDRYFSMALEKDPENPRVNLLKGIDLLYTPEQFGGGAKNALKYLERSILLFEKERVEDALKPSWGKEEAYTYLGMAWQKMDEKEKAYEALKKALEINPSFGYARIQLNQLEKSKKEPK